A region of Aquila chrysaetos chrysaetos chromosome 13, bAquChr1.4, whole genome shotgun sequence DNA encodes the following proteins:
- the NEFL gene encoding neurofilament light polypeptide, which yields MSSYGYDPFFPSYKRRYAESPRLHVSAMRSGGGYSSARSAYSSLSAPVSSVSVRRSYAASSASGSLLHSVDSLDLSQVAAISNDLKSIRSQERAQLQDLNDRFACFIERVHELEQQNKVLEAELLVLRQKHAEPSRFRALYEQEIRELRLAAEEATSEKQALQGERESLEETLRGLQARYEEEVLSREDAEARLLEVRKGADEAALARAELEKRVDSLLDELAFLKKVHEEELAELQAQIQYAHLSVEMDVSAKPDLSAALRDIRAQYEKLAARNMQNAEEWFRSRFTVLSESAAKNTDAVRAAKDEVSESRRLLKAKTLEIEATRGMNEALEKQLQELEEKQSADISALQDTINKLENELRTTKSEMARYLKEYQDLLNVKMALDIEIAAYRKLLEGEETRLSFTSVGSITSGYTQTAPTFGRSAYSGLQSSSYLMTTRSFPTYYSSHVQEEQIEIEETIEAAKVAEAKAAPAEEGEEEEKEEGEEEAGGEEAEQEEEGAKEESEEAKEGEEEEGEGEGEETAAEEGEESQEAAEETGEEEKEEKEAAGKEESEVKKKA from the exons ATGAGCTCGTACGGCTACGACCCGTTCTTCCCGTCCTACAAGCGGCGGTACGCCGAGAGCCCGCGGCTCCACGTCTCGGCGATGCGCAGCGGCGGCGGCTACAGCTCGGCGCGCTCGGCGTACTCCAGCCTGTCGGCGCCCGTCTCCTCGGTGTCGGTGCGGCGCAGTTACGCCGCGTCCAGCGCCTCGGGCTCCCTCCTGCACTCGGTGGACAGCCTCGACCTGAGCCAGGTGGCGGCCATCAGCAACGACCTCAAGTCCATCCGCAGCCAGGAGCGGGCGCAGCTGCAGGACCTCAACGACCGCTTCGCCTGCTTCATCGAGCGGGTGCACgagctggagcagcagaacAAGGTGCTGGAGGCCGAGCTGCTGGTGCTGCGGCAGAAGCACGCCGAGCCCTCCCGCTTCCGCGCCCTCTACGAGCAGGAGATCCGCGAGCTGCGCCTGGCCGCCGAGGAGGCGACGAGCGAGAAGCAGGCGCTGCAGGGCGAGCGGGAGAGCCTGGAGGAGACGCTGCGCGGGCTGCAGGCGCGCTACgaggaggaggtgctgagcCGGGAGGACGCGGAGGCGCGGCTGCTGGAGGTGCGCAAGGGCGCGGACGAGGCGGCGCTGGCGCGGGCGGAGCTGGAGAAGCGGGTGGACAGCCTGCTGGACGAGCTGGCCTTCCTCAAGAAGGTGCATGAGGAGGAGCTGGCGGAGCTGCAGGCGCAGATCCAGTACGCGCACCTCTCCGTGGAGATGGACGTGTCGGCCAAGCCCGACCTCTCGGCCGCCCTGCGCGACATCCGCGCCCAGTACGAGAAGCTGGCGGCTCGCAACATGCAGAACGCCGAGGAGTGGTTCCGCAGCCGCTTCACCGTCCTCAGCGAGAGCGCCGCCAAGAACACCGACGCCGTCCGCGCCGCCAAGGACGAGGTCTCCGAGAGCCGCCGCCTGCTCAAGGCCAAGACGCTGGAGATCGAGGCCACCCGCGGCATGAACGAGGcgctggagaagcagctgcaggagctggaagagaagcagaGCGCCGACATCTCCGCCctgcag GATACAATCAACAAATTAGAGAACGAGCTGAGAACCACGAAGAGTGAAATGGCTCGGTATTTGAAGGAATATCAAGATCTGCTCAATGTGAAAATGGCCCTGGACATTGAAATCGCAGCGTATAG GAAACTGCTGGAAGGTGAAGAGACCCGACTCAGTTTCACTAGCGTTGGAAGCATCACCAGTGGCTACACCCAGACTGCCCCGACTTTTGGCAGGTCTGCCTACAGTGGTCTCCAGTCCAGCTCCTACCTGATGACAACCCGTTCCTTCCCCACATACTACTCCAGTCATGTTCAGGAAGAGCAGATTGAAATAGAGGAAACAATTGAGGCTGCTAAAGTGGCAGAAGCCAAGGCAGCACCTGCAGAAGAaggtgaggaggaagagaaagaggaaggtgaggaagaagcaggaggTGAAGAGGCTGAACAAGAGGAGGAAG gTGCTAAGGAAGAATCTGAAGAAGCCAAAgagggtgaggaagaggaaggagaaggagaaggggaagaaacagca